In Nycticebus coucang isolate mNycCou1 chromosome 5, mNycCou1.pri, whole genome shotgun sequence, the DNA window GGACAGGGATGTTTTCTGAGGTAAGTCCAGGACGTCTGCCCAGGATGGTGGCCTGTGCCACCTGAGACCTTGTGGATGCCAAAAGCCCTGCCCAGAGTGGGACAATCTGGAAGGCTGTCCCAACTACCCACCATGCCCAAGCTCCTCCCTGCAGATGCGAGGTGCACTCTGGGCTGGGGCATAATTGGTAAGGACAATGGCAGTAGTAGCCCTCAAGCCAACACCCACAGTGTGCAGGAGGGCTCAGTCCCTCAGAAATTTCCTTAGGAGCAAGTTGCTAGAATTGCAGGATGCAGATAATGATAACAACAATGATAAAGGTGACAGTAATGCCAGTCATCAGCGTTGTCACACGTACAGCCTTTGTGCCAGAAGTGGCTCTAAATGTTTTATGTGGATTATCTAATGTCACAAATCCTTCATGAGGCAATACTGTTATGCCCATTTCgaagatgagaaaagtgagaaaTTAACAGGCTGAATGACCTGCCTCAGATCACATAGGACTCAAACCCAGGCAGACAGGCTCCAGACCCTCCTGGAGGGACAGGCAGGTTTCTCTGGCTCAAGTCTGCTTTTGAGGGTCTCACCTGAGACACCTTCTGGTGAGTGAGTCTTTATTTTCTTGGCCTGTTGGCCCTTCAAAAGAGCCAAGCTCCTCTTGGTCTGGGTTCCTCCAGGTTCCTCATCTTAGACCCCACTTCTTGGAGTTGTCTCAATTTGGAGGCCAATTTGTAGAGTCTCTTGGCTTGGAGAGGACTTCCTGTCTCCTGGATTTTGAAGAGGACCCCAGCAGCTCCTCAGCCAGATATAGGCCTCTCCCCGCTGGCCCTCCTGGGGCCCCAGGAACTGGGCTGTATGTGGAGGAGGGGCTGCCACTTGGATCCTTACCTCACTCATGGGGCAGGGAGGAGATGGTGGCAGAGGGCCAGGGGCTTGGGAGGGAATAAGGAGGCACTGTCCTGGCTGAAGTCTCTGTGGTAAAGGGTTAAGCATAGGAATAGGGTTTGGCCTCTCCTAATTCCCACTGCTCCAAAAGTCCCCTTACTCCCCCCACCCACATATGGTCCCtgaccccctcccccagctcacCTGCGTCACTCCCTGACCTGCTTTCCTCCCAAGGCCCTGCTCAGCATTTCCGTGGGGCCCTGTGGCTAGGGGCAGGCGAGGCACCAATCAGGATTGTGCTGAGCAAAGCAACCTCCCACCAGGAGGATGTTGCATCCTAGATGGCTCCCTGCCCCTGGCTGCCCAGCTCTCTAAGCTGATTTTGCTCCGAACAGGCTGTGGGTGATTTTGGCAGTGGGAAGGATAGCAGTGAGCTCTCAGAAGGAACCGGTACACAAGCAAGGAAGGCCCAGAGAGGTCCCCATCCGTTCAGGGACCCATGCTTACAGAAACCCTCAGGTGTTGAGGGAGTGCATGGCTCTGATGGGCACAAGCTTTGGAAGTGAGGTGGAGTGGCGGCATTTTCTGGGATAGTAGACTCTCCCACAAACTAGGAATGTCAATCTGGTGTGCTGAAAGGTCCCCAGAAAGGGTGCTTACTCGCTCCTGTTCATTGAAAGTCCTTACTGATGCTGGGTGCGTGGTTCACgatggtaatcctagcactctgggaggcccaagttgggtggattgcctgagctcacgggtttgagatcagcctgagcaagagcaggaccctgtccctgaaaaatagccaggtgttgtggggggcgccccACAACTACTGggagctacttggaaggctgagagaagaggatcacttaagcccaagagtatgagtttgctgtgaactgtgccgccacagcactctaccgagggcagcatagtgagactctgtttcaaaaaaaaagtccttattgaggccaggtgcaatggctcatgcctgtaatcctagcactctaggaggtagGTTGAttatttgagctcatgagttgaaggctagcctgggcaagagcaagactccattttctattttctaaaagtagaaaaagctagctgggtgtagtggctcaggcctgtagtcccagctatttgggaggctgaggcaagaggatcacttgagccccagggtgacagactgagactccgTCCCTACCCCCCAACAAAAGAAAGTAGTGGTTACTCAGCTGAGCAGGGATGCTCTTTTTACCTGCAGTAGTCTCAATCTCTCAGGCTTCAGGACACAGATTCTTTGTCCCTTCTGCTCCCTATAGACATGAAGGCTTCCCTGCTCTCCAGCCCTGCACAGTCTGGCTCCAGGCTGGTTCACACCTCAAGATGTGTTAACCACACCAAACCTGGCttgtaccacaatgcctggtgcaGGCTCCCTGGCTGttcctgcctccccacctcctcctcccttctctctgcccagtagcccctcccctcccctcccatgtcCAGCATCTCTCCTCTCTTGTCCATGGTCCCTTTTCCTCTGTTCTCTCCTTGTTTCTTTACAGAGCTTTTTCACTCTTCAGGCTTCTTCCTCATCTCCTCCCCTTGCTCTAATCTGTTTCCTCAcacctccctttcctttccccttttttttcCAGGCCAACCTGTCCTCAATCTCTGCCATCTCTGTCCAGTCTCTGACCCTCCCAGATCTCTTGCTGGGTTCTTCTCCATGTCACCACGCCCCAGTACCAGCTCCTGCCCCCAGTCCTACTCACAGGTGTGGGTCTTCTTTGTAGCCAGCAGCTCTGTAAAGAGAAGGGAGGGTCAGCACCCCAAATCCAAGCCCTCCAAGTGGCTGAGATACACCCCTACTCCCAAGATCCCATCCCACTGCCTTCCTTGCCAGGTGGGCTACCCTCCCCCTTCATACTCTGCCCTCTGCCAGTGGTCTTCCTGCAGGTCCTCAAAAGTGCCAGGCCCCTCACTGCCTCTGGAACTTTCCCAAGCTACCCCTTCTCCTTGGGGTGTccttctcctcccctgcccctcaaTCTAGCCGacttctctccatttctcagGTCTCAGGCTATGTCTCTTCTTGGGAGAAGCCATACACGCCCCTTCCCGTGCCTCACACACAGGCAGCATCCCGCACCTGATTCCCAGCATAGGCCACATCACCTAACTGGCACAATTGTGTCATTATCTAAGAGCTGGGTCTTTCCTGCCACACTGTAAACCCTATGAAGGCAGGAACACTGCTTGTCCACCTTGTTATTCCCAGAGCCCATTAGAGGTGCACAATAAATATTCTGCAGCCAGAGCCAAACCTCTGGGGAGTGAGACCTCCCCCTGCTCATCTGCTCCTGAAAACACTGGGGAGCTGGGGGGAGGGGCgcaggggagaggagaagagagctGTGACTGCAGACTCCTCTCTGGCATCCCTCCCCGGCTGTCTGTGTATCTGGGTCTGTGTGGAGACCAGACAGTAGGGAGCACAGGGGGTGCTGTGGACTCAGGGCAGCTCTTCTGGACAGCCTCAGCTGGAGCACGACTGGGGCACTGCGGCCACACAGTTACCATTCACCAAACATCTAGCAAGGGAGCTCCTGGAAAGAGATTTCCTCTGCCAGTCCTTGGTCCATTTTCTACACCCAAAGCACAGGGCCAGTCTTTTGTCACAGAAAGCCCTCAGTCCTGCCTCATGTCCCCTACTTTCTTCACCTCTGACTCTGTTcttgagttatttttttcctttcggTCTCCAATCCTGACACCCACCCCACTTCCCAAAAAACACTGCCCCTCTCCCTTGAGATGTTCCTTGCCAGCAGGCTTCTGTCCTGGGCAGGTGGGGGAGAGTGGGCCTACGGCCTGGGCGCTGCAGGGTGGGACGGGGAGACTGCACAGGCCTGCCTGGCCCCACCCAGCTTCTTCCCTGACGTGGCATCCGCTCACCGTGCTCCCCTCACTTGCCCAGACAGCTGAGTTCTCCCTCCGCCAGGTGGCCCTGGAGCTGGCAGCTCTGGCACTCCAACTTTTGCCTTCCGTGCTCAAAGCTGAGCAAGCATGTGGCGGTGGTCCCTGCTCTGAGGGGCTTCCTGCTTAGATGATGTGTGGGGGCCAAGGACTATCTTATTTTTATCCCTGCTGCTGACCCCCACACCCCTGGGGCCAGGCTGGTAGTCAATGGCAGCTGTCAGGGTGTGGCTGTCACCCCTCCTACCAGGTCTTTCCCTCCTTAGAGGGCAGCTTTCTCCATAGGTGGATGAGACCAAGGTGGAGCTGCCAGCCTCCTGCCACTGCTGCCTGGGGGCCTCACCAGCTGAGATCAGGAAAGCAGGGAGCCTACACCCTACTAACTCCCAGGTCATGGCCCACACCTGATCCCTCACTGGGTCTGGACCTGGCTTTCCTGACActgctctctccttttcctccccacGCCAACCTGTCTCTCCTCCCAGTGCATTTCctgtctctcccctcttcccGGTGCTCCTTCTCTggcctcccccagcccctcctcctgcttcagtttctATCCAGGCTTgttctgcctcaccctcctgccctcctctgccacccactgctctccccttctttgtatctcctccctccctctcttcctcactTCTGCCTGGTCTCTTCCCATTTCTCCCTCCTCCAGATCTCCTGGCAGTCTCTTCCACCTGCTGCAGGGCAGTGAGCTGTCTTACCCCCCGAGGCTCGGTGATGTCTCTGTGGGGCCCTGTCCATGGGGCAGCTCCCTCAGCCCCGTCCTGGCTGCCCTGGCTGcccaggagggcagggagcagggcccaggggagggaggagggcgggGAGGGAGCACCTGGCCCGTCAGCAGGCAGGGGAAAGGAGTGGCTGGCAGAGCGTCCTGGCACCAGGAGGGGACATGAGGAGGGGCCAGCAGACCAGGTTATGGAGCCTTTAGGAGAAACAGGGTAGGAGAAAAGAAGGGAACTAGCATTTGCGTTGATGgatcacctactgtgtgctgggcccCTTGCCAGGCACTTTATTTGAATCCATGATTTTACTTGTGTAATTCCTCACAACAGCCACCGTAGGGAAACATGATCACCTTGGATTTATCCAGAGTCAAGCGATGCTCAGCGATATCAATGGCTTGCCCAAGGATGTATACAAGGCTAACACACGACTCAGCTACAATTTGAAGCCAGAACAGATTCTGTGACTTCAGAATCCTATGGTTTCTCCCTGACCATGGCAGATGACAGGAAtaggagagatggggagaggagaaaaggggaggggTGGGCACGTTGGGGGATGCTGCCTCTTCTGCAGATTGGGTCATGCTTCAGTTCCCGAGGCCCCCTGATCCCCCATGTGCTCCCAGTCCACTGCGGACGAGGGGCAGGCCAGGAGGAGTTTcctgaggggaaaggagggagaaatgtCACCCTGGACTGGGTGGGAGAAGGAGAGGCCTCCAGACTGAGGCCCACACTGAGGCTTGCACAAAGGGCCCTAAgggctccctccctgccctcctcccctcccctggtcCAGGAATGAGGGGGTCTGTGGACATTGGGTGCCACTTTTCCTTGCACAGCCTGGACCCAGAGTTTGATTAGCTGGGCCTGGCTCTCCTGGTTACCCAACAAGCAGCTGGCTGGGGGCCAGGCTGCAGTGGAGGCTCCCGGGCACCACCTCCTGCTCTCCTTCCCAGCTGGTAAACAGCAGAGCAGGAGCCAGCCACGCCGCCACAGCCTCGTGactcccccactccccccacctgATGCACGTGGCACCTGGTGTGGAGAGGGCAGGCAGCTGTCCCTTCCCTCTTCTGTCTTCCTGAGCCATCTTCTCTCCTGCCCTACCCTGGAGTTTCATACTCTGCTAGCATCAGCACCTCTGTTCCTGGGTAGCTCCCAGAGCCTCCCAATGGTTGCAGCCTGAGGGACAAAGGTTAGAAGTGGAGAAGGATTTTTTGACTCCTAAGATGGTTGATAAGGGATGGGGAGTGAGGAAGAAGGGGAGCTTTTGGAGATCTGTCCTGAGAGTCTAAGGGCATGTGTCTTGCCTCTGAGGCTTGGATTGTCCCCATGCTTTTTTGCTAAATGTGGCCCAGGCTTCTGCATGTGCTTCTCTGCACTGAGGAGGATGCTAGTCTGTTTGGGGGCCCTGCCCCTTGGGCACCCCGTCAAGCACCATCTGGGAGCCAGCAGGAGACTGGATGTGGGGTGTGGGAGGGTTCAGAGCAGTGAGGGTGGTGTGgctctgtccctccttccctaGACCTTCCCCTTATCCTCTCTCCGTCTCTCCCTGCTGGCCCCTGCTGGCCGTGGCTCTCCAGCTTTCTCCTCCCTGTCTTTCCTCTTGAGGCCTCTCTTCCTGAGTGGCTCTGGGATCCCAGGGCCCTTCCCAACTAACTGTGCTGCTCCCTTGCAGGCACGGAACAGAAGTCACACAAAATGCTTGCAGATGGGCACTGGGCATCCCCGGATGCCCCAGGTGTGTCTGCCTGTCCAGCTGTGCCACTTCATGCTGCTGTGAGGGATGTGGAGCAAGTGACTGGAGGTGGAGGGGATAGGGTACTGCCTATAGGCCTAAGAGAGTCACAGGCTTCCTAAGCATTTCAGGTCTTTATCCCTTCCCTGCCCTAAGCACTGGATGGCTTGGGTTCTTTCTCCCCAGGGCAGGAAGTTCCCTTGGTTATCCTTTagggaaatgtcccttctcactTGAACTTCCTCCCTCTTGCTGCAGTCAGAGCTCCTTTCTCAGAGGAATCAGTCCTTTCAAAGCAAGGCAGTGGTTATTTCCTCTTCGAATACATTCTTACATTCATATGCAAGGACAGGCTGATAGGGATCAGAGAATCATTTCACGCCCCACGCACTCAGTCCCCTTATCAGTCCTGGCTATCTCAATGCAGGGGGCAAACAGCCTGGAGGAtgtggagggtggtggtggtggcttggAACTGGGGAGCAGTCACCAACTTCTgtttcccttcctccccacctccaaaCCACAGAAACCACTTAAAGCTCAACACAGCCTGCCTTCCAGGGAGGGCCTGGGGGCTAAAGGCAGAAACGTGTGTGGCCCTGGAAGCCTGCAAGGCCACACTTGGCCCCAGCCCCATCCTTAGAGGGCCTCTTCTGTGGGAAGCCGGATTCAGTAGGGGACCACCTTCCTTTGAGTCCTAGGGGGCACCAAGCCTAGGGAAACTTCAATCCAGTGGAATAATTCAGGGAGGGGCTGTGcctcaaccatttaaaaaaaaaaaaaagggtagctCAGACTCTATAAACATCTGTAGCCTCCAGAACTCACAGcctccacccctccccttccTGTCACAAAGGCCACTGTGGGTGGAGGGAACAGTGGGAGTTTGACCCTTGCTCCTGGCCTTGACCTCTCTTTGGTGACCCAGCCTATCCCTCTCATCTGTCAATTAACATTTATAGTCATACAGTTTGAGAGGCAGCAAAGGTATAGTACCCAGCCTATCCCTCTCATCTGTCAATTAACATTTATAGTCACACAGCTTGAGAGGCACACAGGGACCCAGTCCAAAGAAGTTCTGATTTTGGAGCAGAAATACATGAAAGAATGTAAAGGCAAACTCAGGCCCCAGTTACCACATCAATATAAAAGGGGCAGTCTAACTGTTCTGACTAGTGCCCTACAAATGCTTTGGGGCCAGAGCAATCTACACACGGGAGGGATTCTTAGGACCTTATGTgtgccccctccccccttttcctGGCTTTAGCTACCCAGGATGTTCCCTTGGGGGCTTTGCTGAGTGAGGGGCTGCTGAGGGCAGCGGCCTTGACTTTCTACTTTACAGCCTCCCTgagcaggtggggtggggtggaggtgtCTAGGGGGAGCCATAGTTATAAGCCTTCCCTACTGCTAGGGCTGAAGCCCAGGCAgatttacttaacctctctgatctAGTTCCTTCTTGGTAAAATGAGAATGCTAACCCCTGCCTTACTGAGTGGCTGTGATGACTAACTGAGAGGCACACAGGTACTGCACAGGGACCCAGTCCAAAGTACTGAGGCTGAAAAAACATGTTTtgtttcctcccttctttccattcttataaTCTCTCCTCTTTAGCTGAAttcccttccccatcccctttcctgctttctttttctctacaacattttacttgttctttttgtAACTTGTCTGATCCTCATGTCTGTCTCCATCACTGCTATAACCAAACCCTGGCGCCTCCCTCAGTATTGGTTGAAGGAGTGCGTGAATGGAGGTTATATGTATGACCTGTAAGTTTCTTTCTAGATACTTTCAAAAGGGTGTCAAATCCAGTTGCTCACCAAGGGTTGTTTTGGGAGGATTTGAAGGCTAAAATTGAAGTACAGTACAAGGGAGGGACAGAACTAAACCTATGGTGGGTTTCCTAGAATTCGCACATGTGAATCCAAACTGGCAGGGTGTGAAACAATTGGGGAGCTGTCATCTTAGGGAAGGGGGCCCTTCAGAGTGACTTGTCTGGGAGGCAGCAGCTGGCAGCTGGAGATATGACAGCCAGGTGATTAAGAGcccagactctggagccagactctCTGAATTCTAGTTTTATCCCTTACTGGTACATGAGGTCCAAGGTCACATTGGATAACAATAGTACTTACACCCTGGTCAGAGTTGCTGGAAGGAATAAATGGCTTGACAAATTGTTGGAATGGTTCCTTGCTAGAGTTCAGCTGTGAGCACTTGATTGCTTGGTCAATGCTACCACCTAGTGGACATGTGGAGCAAGGTTTCCCTGGCTTCAGGCAAGATGGGGACTTACCAGGGCAGGGAGAGGAGCTACAGAGCCATCTGAAtggagaggggtgtgtgtgtgtggggtgcgTTTTGTTGGGATCCAAGAGGCTTAGCCCTGCTGTGGGCCACAGCTGCCACTGTGGGAAATGGGAAAGGGcccaaggggaagggagaagaaaggtgATTGGCCCCGCCCACCCACTTCTTCCTCCAAGCCTGGCCTGAGCCAAGAGGAACCAGCTCCCaagaaggtggagagagagagagagagaagaaggtcACTGCTGACGTCAGGGATCTCAGGTAGAAGTAAACACAAGCTGACCTACATTtatccctcctccaccccaccttACTTGGGGGCCAGCAGTGCACCCCACCAGTAGCACATTCCTGCAGAGTCCTACCCCTGTCCCAGTTCTCACACAGCAGCAGCACCCCCTCCCCCAGATCTCATTACTCCGTTCTACATTACTCCTCATTCTCTTGGTACCCAAGTACTTCTCCACTTCTTGGCTCTAGCCTTGGCCGCCAGGGAGGCACAGGTGTGCGAAAGGCAAGAGGGAGGCCAGAAGACTGAAGGGCATTGTGTGTTAATCTGTCATCCCTGATTCATTCCTGAGACACAgaaatttcatcttttttcagGACAGATGTAGGTGTTGGGGGACATGGGAGAGGAGTGCTAATTTCCTCTGTGGAGCCCCAAGGGGCCCTCAGGAAGGTGGCTTGTGTTTCTGTGAGAGTGATGCAGTGATTAAAGGGCTCCCGGAAGGCTTGGGACCTTGTGGACAGGGGCCCTAGGACCTGTCAGCCCAGATGTGCTGAAATAGCATCTCCTGGGGACGGAGCTCAGGCTTTTGTATGTTTAACAAGCTCTTCCAGGATCTCTGAGGTTTGGTTATTCCTCTGCTCCTTCAGGTGTGAGGCCTGCCTATGGTCTGCTCTGGTTCCAACCATCTGCGGGAACACCTTCCACCGCCTGTATACCTGGCCGCACTCCTGGAGGAGTGTGAAGTGCCAACCAGGGGAGATGGTCAGCTAGGGACAAACGGACATTTTATTAGCAAAAACACGCTGGGCAGCAGGAAAGAATGAGGACTGCCGACTCGGTGGAGAACTCCAGAGGAACCTCAGTCTacaggctgaagtgggagggtgCCAGGGAGGACCCCGGGCCCAGGCCCCCACCCAGCGGGGACAGCAGCGCAGTGAGGGGCGCCTCGCATTCCCCCAGGAGCGCGTCCCTGCGGAGTCCCGCGCCCCTGTCCAGCACCTTGGCTCTGAGACTGCGGACGGCcaggtctggcaagcagaggcccTCGAAGAAGAAGTCCTCGTTGAAGATAGGGCTGCTGCTGCACTTGACCACGCGGCTCCGCTGGGCCCGCTGCCGGACTCCGGGCCGCAGCCGCAGCACCACgcagcagccgccgccgccgctcccCGGGCAGGCCCGCGGCCGGGGCAGGCCCTCGGCGCTCACCAGGCGCAGCCGCAGCCGCCGCGGCCCGGCCTGGTACTCGGCGCAGAGCCGCAGCTGCCCGCCGCGGGGATCCAGGCGCAGCACGCTCTCCCGCGGGGGCCGCAGCGGGCGGCACAGGAAGTCCAGGTGGAAGAGTGGGGGCGCGCACGGGCTGGTGTCGGCCGAGCTCGCCTCCTCCCGGGACAGCGAGTGCGGCCCGGGCAGCAGGCGCCGGGGGGAGCCGAAGGGCAATGAGTCGGGCGACGAGGCCGTGTCGCTGTCCGGGGCCCGGCAGAGGCGCAGGTCCGGCGCGGAGGCGTGCGGCCGGGGCTGCGCCGGGGGGCCCCGGGCCGGGTCGGGCGGCGGCAGGTGGAACAGGGACTCGCGCCGGCGCGTGTGCGGGCTCTCGGGCAGGAAGGCGCAGCCCTCGCGGCCCGCCAGGTGCGGCAGAGAGCAGGCCGAGCGGAGGCCTTGCGCGGTCGCGTCCCGCCGGGCTGCGCGCTGGGCGGCGTCGGGGTCCCGGAGCCGAGGCGGGATGAAGAACTGCGGGATGCGATCCGGCGTGAGCACGTTGGGGCAGGCCCGCGCGGCTGGGTCCGGGGAGCGGCGCTTAGGGAACAGGCTGGAGGGCGCCCACCGAGCCCCGGGCTCCGCAGCCCCCGCCCTGCAGCCGGCTTTCTCCAAGAGCCACATGCGGCGGGTGGGAATAATAAAACTCCGAAATCCGCGAGGCCGAGGGGCTCCAAATCCCACGTCTCGGGCGGGAGTGCTGGGACACAAGAGGAGTCTGGGTGGGTGATGCTGCGAGGGCCCCTGGGCCCCCGGACCTACGAGGGGGGCGCACATCCCCCTGTTtgagcagaaaaaagaaagggccGCAAAGTGCGGTTGGGGGGCGActggggagagaggcagggagtcaGGGCCACACATTGGAGTTTTCAGATGCAGACACCAAGTGCAGAGACTCTCCCAGTGCTCCTAAAGACGACCCGCGCACACCAAGAATTAGAGGATCCGACACGCCCGCCAGAACTTGGGGAGTGTTAGGGCAAATAGAATAACCTACGGATTACCAGAAAGTATGCAGTCACCGACACGGACCCAGATTCCTAAcctcccttccctgccttctctcccGCCCGTTCCAAAAAAGACCTGGTCTCTCCCCCAGGATCTGGTCTGCTGACCCTTGGGActccctgcccttcccctgcTGCCTGCTCCCAGCCTTTTTGGACTGAGCCGTCCTGGTCCTAGCTCCCCATACGTCTCCTCTcgctcctccctctcctcctccagtCGCTCTTGGCCAGAGGGGACTCTCTTGTGTACCTGGCTGCTGACCTTAGGACCGTCAGGGCGGGTCCAAGCAGACGCACCTCTGGAGGACCACTCTCCTTTGGTCCTGACGTGGGTGGGGGTGCCACACCTCTTAGCCCTACCGCATCTCGTGTGTGCAGGGCTGGCCAGCCAGCTGGGAGAGGCCTGTTGGGTCATTCCTCTTTCCACTCCTTTTCTTCCTAGGAAACCACCGAGCACAAAGGCACCATTGATTCTTGGCTAACCCCAGAGCTGCCTCCAGCACGCTTTGCCGCCACACACTCATTGCACACCTGCACTGAGCCACTCCAAGTTGGGAGCGTGCCCTTCTGCCCTGAGTCCCAGCtggctgccaccaccaccaccaggctCCGTCCTGTGCCCAGAGTGCAGGGCTCACCTGTGGGCCACCTTTGGATTCTGGTCTCAGGCCAAGATGTGTTCAGAGGCTGAGGGGAGCAGCTTCCTCTCTGGTTTGCTCCCCAAGCCCAGTCCTTCTGGGAGGAGCTGGCAAGGGCCTTAGCTGCCTATGACCTACCTCTTTTCCTGGATAAACacagctctgtctcctgggccATCAGCCTGGCCTTCTTAACTTCTTCCTTCACTCGGAGCCAGATTTCTAGCAGCAAGCAGCTTTGGGGCCAGGCCTCCTCTATTGGGCCTGGGCAGCTTAAGGAATATGGGGAGGGTTACAGAGAAGAGGAAGATTGCTATTGGTGGGCAGTGGCCCACCCTCACCTTCCTAGGTGAAACCATAGCTGTCGCCACACAAATCCCATTTCCTGCAAAGCTCTTCTTGCCAGAATCCTGCCTTAACCTCTTCTGCCCCTTCTACAGCCATCCCAACAGCTCCCAGACAGCAACTTTCAACGACCAGTTCTCTGAATTTTATTGGTGCAAGGAACTATAGCCAGGCTTAAAATTTCTGGACATAGTGACACTGAGGACAGAGCTGGTTCTAACAGTGGGCCTTATGGGTCTGGCCTATGCCCTCCCTCCTTGGCAGATCCTAGGACATGCAGGCCACCACAGAAAAGATGTATtcagctgggcaccatggctcacgcctgtaattgcagcactctgggaggccgaggccggtggattgcctgagctcatgggtttgagaccagcctgggcaagagtgagatgctgtctctaaaaatagccaggcgttgtggtgggcgcctgtagtcccagctacttgggaggctgaggcaagagaatcacttgagcccaagagtttgaggttgctgtgagctgtgatgccatggcgttctacccagggtgacaaagtgagactctgtctcaaaaaaaaaaaaagaaaagaaaagaaaaaatgcattcCAGGCACAGTCCTCAGTCCTTGCAAGGCAGAAAGCTCATTAGAACCTTTGTGAAGGCTATTTGCTCTCTGAGAACCACTCTTCCTTTTCGTTCTTCAGCTCTGGAGTCTCTCATTGACACCTTTCATTTAAATTAGGGTTGCCTGCTATGCACTTTTACAGTACCCCGTACATGTCCTTTATGGCACTGATCACAGTTTTTCTAATTATACGATTATTTCATATCTGTCTCCTTTATTAGATTGTAAGCATCATGAGGACAGGGCTTAGCACAAAGTGGGCACTCAGTCAGGATTTGATGAGTGAATTAGTGATATTAAGCAGAATTATACTTGA includes these proteins:
- the C2CD4D gene encoding C2 calcium-dependent domain-containing protein 4D isoform X1 → MCAPLVGPGAQGPSQHHPPRLLLCPSTPARDVGFGAPRPRGFRSFIIPTRRMWLLEKAGCRAGAAEPGARWAPSSLFPKRRSPDPAARACPNVLTPDRIPQFFIPPRLRDPDAAQRAARRDATAQGLRSACSLPHLAGREGCAFLPESPHTRRRESLFHLPPPDPARGPPAQPRPHASAPDLRLCRAPDSDTASSPDSLPFGSPRRLLPGPHSLSREEASSADTSPCAPPLFHLDFLCRPLRPPRESVLRLDPRGGQLRLCAEYQAGPRRLRLRLVSAEGLPRPRACPGSGGGGCCVVLRLRPGVRQRAQRSRVVKCSSSPIFNEDFFFEGLCLPDLAVRSLRAKVLDRGAGLRRDALLGECEAPLTALLSPLGGGLGPGSSLAPSHFSL
- the C2CD4D gene encoding C2 calcium-dependent domain-containing protein 4D isoform X2, whose amino-acid sequence is MWLLEKAGCRAGAAEPGARWAPSSLFPKRRSPDPAARACPNVLTPDRIPQFFIPPRLRDPDAAQRAARRDATAQGLRSACSLPHLAGREGCAFLPESPHTRRRESLFHLPPPDPARGPPAQPRPHASAPDLRLCRAPDSDTASSPDSLPFGSPRRLLPGPHSLSREEASSADTSPCAPPLFHLDFLCRPLRPPRESVLRLDPRGGQLRLCAEYQAGPRRLRLRLVSAEGLPRPRACPGSGGGGCCVVLRLRPGVRQRAQRSRVVKCSSSPIFNEDFFFEGLCLPDLAVRSLRAKVLDRGAGLRRDALLGECEAPLTALLSPLGGGLGPGSSLAPSHFSL